A portion of the Sphingobacterium spiritivorum genome contains these proteins:
- a CDS encoding RagB/SusD family nutrient uptake outer membrane protein produces the protein MRTNYFTRIIFILMMIPGLSSCEKFLDNAPMSEATSGNAYRTASDLDAALVGAYQTFYTEYFIWEYFVVSDVRSDNAYAGGDADEIYQYDDLDISPLNSRILGTWQQLYNGISRANLVIGKAAEVQDPALDVNNRREYLIAEAKFLRALFYYELVRQFREVPIVTAYAKINPEDANIKKSTELEVYNFIVKDLEEAAILPATYSSSSLSQSKATKGAVYALLAKVWAQRPDRDYNKVLQYTDEVERLGYDLHGSFDELFDGTHYDNKESILLIQFKEGTNQSNWGPQMLLPSSLSGDDWRKYITPSKDLVKAFDDAGDHIRKDASILFDDAGWSDEFWKPCPTTGEIPFAYKFRHASGWMSGDHIYILRFDDILLLKAEALNALGRSGEALAPLNKIRDRVDLPALDIQNKDALLRAILNERRLEFAFEGDRWYSLQRTGMLQSTMDNLKEYRLICGGNGTLMNYGMNDNRVWLPIPQSELNRNPNLVQNPGY, from the coding sequence ATGAGAACGAATTATTTTACACGAATCATATTCATCTTGATGATGATCCCCGGACTTTCTTCCTGTGAGAAATTCCTGGACAATGCGCCCATGTCAGAAGCGACTTCAGGCAATGCGTACCGTACAGCAAGTGATCTGGATGCCGCATTGGTCGGTGCTTACCAGACATTCTACACGGAATATTTTATTTGGGAATATTTTGTAGTATCTGATGTCCGTTCGGACAATGCCTATGCCGGCGGAGATGCGGATGAAATATACCAGTATGACGACCTCGATATTTCTCCGCTCAATTCTCGTATACTGGGCACATGGCAGCAATTGTACAATGGTATATCCCGTGCCAATCTGGTCATCGGCAAAGCAGCCGAGGTTCAGGATCCGGCTTTAGATGTCAACAACCGCAGGGAATACCTAATTGCTGAAGCTAAGTTCCTGAGAGCTCTGTTTTATTATGAGCTGGTCAGACAATTTAGAGAAGTGCCTATAGTGACGGCTTATGCAAAGATTAATCCGGAAGATGCCAATATTAAAAAATCTACAGAACTGGAAGTCTATAATTTTATTGTTAAAGATCTGGAAGAAGCTGCGATATTACCCGCTACCTACAGTTCTTCTTCATTAAGTCAGTCTAAAGCAACCAAAGGTGCCGTTTACGCTTTACTGGCAAAAGTCTGGGCTCAGCGTCCGGATCGTGATTACAATAAAGTGCTGCAATATACAGATGAAGTAGAACGTCTGGGCTACGATTTACATGGCAGTTTTGATGAGCTGTTTGATGGTACACACTACGATAACAAAGAAAGCATATTGCTGATACAATTCAAGGAAGGTACAAATCAATCCAACTGGGGACCACAGATGTTGCTTCCTTCATCACTCTCAGGAGATGACTGGCGCAAATACATTACACCATCCAAAGATCTTGTAAAAGCGTTTGATGATGCCGGAGATCATATCCGTAAGGATGCCAGTATCTTATTTGACGATGCAGGCTGGTCTGATGAGTTCTGGAAACCTTGTCCGACAACAGGAGAGATACCTTTTGCCTACAAATTCAGACATGCCAGCGGTTGGATGAGCGGAGACCATATTTACATTCTGAGATTTGATGATATTTTGTTGCTCAAAGCGGAAGCTCTCAATGCTCTGGGAAGGTCTGGAGAAGCTTTGGCTCCGTTGAATAAGATCAGAGACCGGGTAGATCTGCCGGCTTTGGATATTCAGAATAAAGATGCTTTGTTGCGTGCGATACTGAATGAACGGAGGTTAGAGTTTGCATTTGAAGGGGACCGCTGGTATTCTTTGCAGCGGACAGGTATGTTGCAATCCACCATGGACAATCTTAAAGAATACCGTCTCATCTGTGGAGGCAATGGTACATTAATGAATTATGGTATGAATGATAACAGAGTCTGGCTTCCTATTCCGCAGAGTGAATTGAACAGAAATCCGAATCTGGTCCAAAATCCTGGTTATTAA
- a CDS encoding RNA polymerase sigma factor yields MYPLQHEEEFVKHLSEGSQNAYELLFSRYWTHVFAVVKLLVKSQEQAEDISQEIFVKVWNRREDLGEVKNIKAYLYTIARNTTLDHLRKKVLVTENLEQMIHYFTDHALTPVQRMEYKELENIISRGIATLPSKVKEVFVMSRIDGLSHEEIAARLDISVTSSKTYVVRALKLLRHYMSKNTDLQVLVLGALLLEKIISQTK; encoded by the coding sequence ATGTATCCTTTACAACATGAAGAAGAGTTTGTGAAGCATCTTTCTGAAGGATCTCAGAATGCTTATGAACTTCTTTTTTCCAGATACTGGACTCATGTATTTGCCGTAGTCAAGCTACTTGTTAAATCACAGGAACAGGCAGAAGATATTTCACAAGAGATATTTGTTAAGGTATGGAACCGCAGAGAGGATTTGGGAGAAGTTAAAAACATTAAAGCCTATCTCTATACTATTGCCCGGAATACAACGCTGGACCATTTGCGTAAAAAGGTACTCGTTACCGAAAATCTGGAGCAAATGATTCATTATTTTACTGATCACGCACTCACTCCGGTGCAGCGCATGGAATATAAAGAGTTGGAAAATATAATATCCAGAGGTATTGCCACATTACCTTCCAAAGTAAAAGAAGTATTTGTGATGAGTCGTATAGATGGTCTCTCGCACGAAGAAATTGCTGCAAGGCTGGATATATCTGTCACATCTTCAAAGACCTATGTCGTCAGAGCGCTGAAATTATTAAGACACTACATGTCAAAAAACACAGACCTCCAGGTACTGGTGTTAGGTGCATTATTGTTAGAAAAAATCATATCCCAAACAAAATGA
- a CDS encoding FecR family protein, giving the protein MKDKKAFEILYAKYIEGSLSAEELLEWVEAFQHPENEQYLTELIGRTFESYSVPEDPEAAKQAFHRFERLIDTEDTSSETPSLSLNKSIFRIFRQWKYVAAAVLLSIASYGIYQYTSQTAPQDRIAELAKSDVAPGGNKAILKLEDGSEMKLGPQGELIVNGDRLEDGAGNMLLNGQSRETWQSIEVPKGGQYTIILSDGTKVWLNADSKMKFPVEFAAQQRQVQLQGEAYFEVTKDASKPFIVKSAEQQIEVLGTWFNVSAYPDEPTVTTLVSGKVNVSAFGKQVALKPGMQSVANDQQLQSKQVDVEPTVAWKDAKFVFVKEPLEDIIRKLERWYNVDFVIQPGSEELKKKTFSGSLSRNSKLSEILNLFKITETIRFEITERRVYLMK; this is encoded by the coding sequence ATGAAGGACAAAAAAGCGTTCGAAATACTGTATGCCAAATATATAGAAGGATCTCTTTCCGCAGAAGAACTGCTGGAATGGGTAGAGGCATTTCAGCATCCGGAAAATGAGCAATACCTGACTGAACTGATCGGACGTACTTTTGAGAGCTACAGCGTTCCTGAAGATCCCGAGGCAGCGAAGCAGGCTTTTCATAGATTTGAAAGATTAATTGATACAGAAGACACCTCTTCAGAGACACCTTCGTTATCCCTGAATAAAAGTATATTCCGCATTTTCAGACAATGGAAATACGTAGCAGCAGCCGTCCTTTTAAGTATTGCTTCGTATGGAATTTATCAGTATACATCACAGACAGCTCCACAAGATCGCATTGCAGAGCTTGCTAAATCAGATGTTGCTCCAGGAGGAAATAAAGCCATTTTAAAGCTGGAAGACGGGAGTGAAATGAAACTCGGTCCACAGGGCGAACTTATTGTAAACGGAGACAGGCTGGAAGACGGGGCAGGGAATATGCTGTTAAATGGCCAGTCCAGGGAAACATGGCAGAGCATAGAGGTACCAAAAGGAGGTCAGTATACAATTATTTTGTCCGACGGAACAAAAGTATGGTTGAATGCTGACTCTAAAATGAAGTTTCCGGTCGAATTTGCAGCTCAGCAACGTCAGGTTCAGCTGCAGGGTGAAGCATATTTTGAAGTGACAAAGGATGCATCCAAACCATTTATTGTCAAGAGTGCAGAACAACAGATAGAAGTATTAGGTACCTGGTTTAATGTATCCGCATATCCGGATGAACCTACTGTCACGACCCTGGTTTCCGGCAAAGTAAATGTATCGGCATTTGGAAAACAGGTGGCACTGAAGCCGGGAATGCAGAGTGTTGCGAATGATCAGCAACTTCAAAGTAAGCAGGTAGACGTAGAGCCAACTGTGGCATGGAAAGATGCCAAATTTGTATTTGTAAAAGAACCTCTGGAAGATATTATACGTAAGCTCGAAAGATGGTATAATGTTGACTTTGTCATTCAGCCCGGATCAGAAGAATTAAAGAAAAAAACATTTAGCGGCTCATTATCCCGCAATAGTAAACTGTCTGAAATATTAAATCTATTTAAAATCACTGAAACCATCAGGTTTGAAATCACAGAAAGGAGGGTTTACCTGATGAAATAA
- a CDS encoding TonB-dependent receptor codes for MNYNVGLGGLRTVLLKLLWVMKITVFMLAVAFVLVSFKGEAQTINIRGSHLRIENLIKEIQKQSGYNFLFDDQLLERTNVKNVHIVNASVKQALDAIFNETDITYVVTDKNIVLKKKKELGVAVTTLTLQEEVIKGIIRNDQGIVLPGATIRNKRSGLIVSTNNEGEFSIRAQAGDVLECSFLGYQRAEYKVKNNENAAVVLSKAITELNDIVVVGYGAQQKKLVAGAINTIKGDELAKSPAVNLSNTLMGRAPGISSTMTSGAPDRDRATIKIRGMGEALIVIDGVAREGQGIIGMEMDKLDPNSIESVTVLKDAAAAVYGTRGANGVILITTKKGNKERLDIQYSGQFGFQQSTRLPRFLDSYQYAMLNNEMYDNDVAERGSSPRSKYTNEELQKFRDGTDPDRYPNTDWYKEVLNNTAMLQRHNVNVNGGSKNARYFVSGTYTDQDGLMKTSGLKRYGLVSNTEYDVTPNTNLSVGINYISETANNPAAYAETIFSRLASLGSIAPARFSNGYYAYSGFSGNPYSDVLAESGYNRTTRNVFTGSFRLTQQIPFIKGLSASAAVTVDRNNAFQKGFTTPVPQYTLAQDREEYTLQNGSEKPYLSQSYNQNNNVNVQVKLNYKQKFGDHHVDAMALYEQNEFKSEMFSADRSNFPVASLDQLFLGDASTQKNLGSSTENARQSVVGRLVYSYDQRYVVEGSFRYDSSPYYPKGKRNALFPAVSAAWIVSEEDFFKERFSFVDNLKIRSSFGRLGNDGGSLYTYFYNYAIMPAGYVFGTNNAITPLTRISNLTVPNTNITWEKVDAFDIGVDAILWKGKLGLELDYYNKNKFDILRSRSYDVPLSFGMTPALQNFAKERYYGYEAALSHRSRIKDVQINARINMTYTKSRAVDYGENDAVLPGLRQEGSAIGMVRILNAKGIFRDEADVANWPKYLSSPNGTPVTPKPGDIKYEDMNGDGVVELYSGSPDRAFEARYINPPTVYGINLGAAWKGLSVDAFFQASTDVFINYTAANDIANFYELHLDRWTPDNPDASYPRLLSNHENNRLPSTFYVKNGNYIKLRTAQLAYDIPKDWIKAAGLRSMSITVQGQNLFTISKNRRYDPESTGATANLYPPQRIFSMGVRVGL; via the coding sequence ATGAATTATAATGTGGGATTGGGAGGACTGCGTACTGTTCTCCTGAAATTATTATGGGTAATGAAAATTACTGTCTTCATGCTGGCTGTAGCTTTTGTCCTGGTATCCTTTAAGGGTGAGGCACAGACCATTAATATCCGGGGTAGTCATCTGCGGATTGAAAATTTAATCAAAGAAATTCAAAAACAATCAGGATATAACTTTTTGTTTGATGATCAGCTTCTCGAACGTACAAATGTTAAAAATGTACATATTGTCAATGCATCTGTCAAACAGGCTTTGGATGCTATTTTCAATGAAACAGACATTACATATGTCGTGACTGATAAGAATATAGTCCTTAAGAAAAAGAAAGAATTGGGTGTGGCGGTCACTACCCTGACGTTGCAGGAAGAAGTCATTAAAGGCATTATTCGTAATGATCAGGGTATTGTACTGCCTGGTGCAACTATCCGTAATAAACGAAGCGGACTTATTGTTTCTACCAATAATGAAGGAGAGTTCAGCATCCGTGCACAGGCAGGTGATGTTCTTGAATGCAGTTTTCTTGGATATCAAAGGGCAGAGTACAAAGTCAAAAATAATGAAAATGCTGCAGTTGTGCTTTCTAAAGCAATAACTGAACTGAACGATATTGTTGTAGTGGGGTATGGTGCCCAGCAAAAGAAATTGGTCGCGGGAGCTATCAATACGATCAAAGGGGATGAGCTTGCAAAATCTCCGGCAGTCAATCTATCTAACACCTTAATGGGAAGGGCTCCCGGAATATCATCTACGATGACTTCGGGAGCTCCTGACCGTGACCGTGCTACTATCAAAATACGCGGAATGGGTGAGGCGCTGATCGTCATTGACGGAGTGGCCAGAGAAGGTCAGGGAATCATTGGTATGGAAATGGATAAGTTGGATCCGAATTCCATTGAAAGTGTTACTGTGCTTAAAGATGCTGCTGCCGCAGTATACGGTACACGCGGTGCAAATGGTGTAATCCTCATTACCACTAAAAAAGGTAATAAAGAACGCCTGGATATTCAGTATAGCGGACAGTTTGGTTTTCAGCAGAGTACCAGATTACCCCGTTTTCTGGATTCTTATCAGTATGCAATGCTGAATAATGAAATGTACGATAATGATGTTGCTGAAAGAGGTTCTTCACCACGGAGTAAGTATACAAATGAGGAATTGCAGAAATTCAGAGATGGCACCGATCCGGATCGTTATCCGAATACTGACTGGTATAAAGAAGTGCTTAATAATACTGCAATGCTGCAACGCCATAATGTAAATGTAAACGGAGGTAGCAAAAATGCCCGTTACTTCGTGAGCGGAACATATACAGATCAGGATGGTCTGATGAAAACCTCCGGATTGAAAAGATATGGCCTTGTCAGTAATACGGAATATGATGTCACACCAAATACAAATTTATCTGTAGGTATTAACTATATCAGTGAAACGGCAAATAATCCGGCCGCATATGCAGAGACGATCTTTAGCAGACTGGCTTCATTGGGATCTATAGCTCCGGCCAGGTTCTCTAACGGATACTACGCTTATTCCGGATTTTCAGGTAATCCCTATTCAGATGTATTAGCCGAAAGTGGCTATAACCGGACCACAAGAAACGTATTTACAGGTTCATTCCGATTGACACAGCAGATTCCTTTTATCAAGGGATTATCCGCAAGTGCTGCAGTAACTGTAGACCGTAACAACGCTTTTCAGAAAGGATTTACTACACCTGTTCCGCAATATACATTAGCACAGGACAGAGAAGAATATACGTTGCAGAATGGTTCGGAAAAACCTTACCTGAGTCAGTCTTACAACCAGAATAACAATGTCAATGTACAGGTGAAATTAAACTACAAGCAAAAGTTTGGAGACCACCATGTCGATGCAATGGCACTTTATGAACAAAATGAATTTAAAAGTGAAATGTTCTCCGCCGACAGAAGCAACTTTCCTGTAGCGAGCTTAGATCAGCTTTTCCTTGGTGACGCCAGTACCCAGAAAAATTTAGGTTCTTCTACAGAAAATGCAAGACAAAGTGTCGTTGGCCGTCTTGTATATAGCTATGATCAGCGTTATGTGGTAGAAGGAAGTTTCAGATATGACAGTTCACCTTATTATCCCAAAGGAAAGCGTAATGCACTTTTCCCGGCAGTATCAGCAGCGTGGATTGTGTCTGAAGAAGACTTTTTCAAAGAGCGTTTCTCATTTGTTGACAATCTGAAAATCAGATCTTCATTTGGACGGTTAGGCAATGATGGCGGTAGCTTGTATACCTATTTTTATAATTATGCCATCATGCCGGCTGGATATGTATTCGGGACAAATAATGCGATTACTCCACTGACCAGAATTTCAAATCTTACTGTTCCTAATACGAATATTACCTGGGAAAAAGTAGATGCCTTTGATATCGGAGTGGATGCCATTCTATGGAAAGGTAAGCTGGGATTGGAGCTGGATTACTATAACAAGAATAAGTTTGATATTCTGCGTTCCAGATCATATGATGTGCCATTGTCATTTGGTATGACTCCTGCTTTGCAGAATTTTGCAAAAGAAAGATACTATGGCTATGAAGCTGCATTGTCACATAGAAGCCGTATAAAAGACGTACAGATCAATGCCCGGATCAACATGACGTATACGAAAAGCCGTGCAGTAGATTATGGAGAAAACGATGCGGTATTACCGGGTTTACGTCAGGAGGGATCTGCCATTGGAATGGTGCGTATTCTGAATGCAAAAGGTATCTTCAGAGATGAGGCAGATGTAGCTAACTGGCCTAAATATCTGAGCAGTCCTAATGGCACTCCTGTTACTCCGAAGCCGGGAGATATCAAGTATGAAGATATGAACGGTGATGGGGTAGTCGAATTGTATAGTGGCAGTCCGGATCGTGCATTTGAGGCACGCTATATCAATCCACCGACTGTATACGGAATCAATCTGGGTGCAGCATGGAAAGGTTTATCTGTAGATGCATTTTTCCAGGCATCGACAGATGTATTTATCAATTATACAGCTGCCAATGATATTGCTAATTTCTATGAACTTCATCTGGACAGATGGACTCCGGATAATCCGGATGCCAGTTATCCTAGATTATTGTCGAATCATGAGAATAACAGACTTCCATCTACCTTTTATGTGAAAAACGGAAACTATATCAAATTGAGAACAGCACAGCTGGCTTATGATATTCCAAAAGACTGGATCAAAGCTGCAGGTCTGAGATCTATGAGTATCACTGTGCAGGGGCAAAACCTGTTTACGATCAGTAAAAACAGAAGATATGATCCGGAATCTACCGGTGCAACAGCCAACTTATATCCTCCACAACGCATCTTCTCTATGGGAGTTCGCGTAGGTCTTTAA
- a CDS encoding RagB/SusD family nutrient uptake outer membrane protein encodes MKNNNTILRILLLSGLIGFSSCQKDFLDRKPLNLVSEETVWSDPALIKLSVNEFYTFLNTGFTNTYIPAAVTDDLQLIGTEEKKITAYLTGDFFNSTFPERNLWKDAYVQIRKINYFIGRAETAKVLNEEDRRLLLGQARFMRAYLYFQMFSSFKDVPLLLKAQPIEEAEEKPHKMSHEEGMAFVASELEKAASELPATYAKEEWGRITKDAALAFRTRVLLWAASPLNNTEQNMNRWKVAADAAEAVISSNAFQLQKEYNDVFLVKNVMTRPEVILEFRYNGLKGEKQHAFDKNNSPTGYGGKGINCPTQDLIDMYEMANGKAIDETGSGYDKSNPYKGRDPRFEKSILYNGSMFKDRAVEAFTGGKDMPRTNPSPTGYYMKKFIDEKFDYNKDASIGSSTNWVIMRYAEVLLNFAEAKNEVEGPVQSVYDAVNAIRKRVAMPELPKGLDKDKMRQRIQKERRIELAFEDNIRYQDLRRWKTADVVLNKSVNGVTITKNTDGTFKYVAKSAGTRVFTEKNYWMPIPLTELGVNTNLQPQNPGW; translated from the coding sequence ATGAAAAATAACAACACTATACTTCGTATTTTATTATTATCAGGACTGATAGGATTCTCGTCCTGTCAGAAGGATTTTTTAGATCGCAAGCCGCTCAATCTGGTATCTGAAGAGACCGTATGGTCAGATCCGGCGCTGATCAAACTTTCGGTCAATGAATTCTATACATTTTTAAATACCGGATTTACCAATACCTATATACCTGCTGCAGTAACAGATGATCTGCAGTTGATCGGTACAGAAGAAAAAAAGATAACAGCTTACCTGACGGGTGACTTTTTTAACAGCACATTTCCGGAACGTAATCTCTGGAAAGACGCCTATGTTCAGATCCGTAAGATTAATTATTTTATCGGCAGAGCTGAAACGGCAAAAGTACTGAATGAGGAGGACAGACGCCTGTTATTGGGACAGGCCCGTTTTATGCGTGCCTATTTATATTTTCAAATGTTTTCTTCTTTTAAAGATGTTCCCCTTTTATTAAAGGCTCAGCCTATAGAAGAAGCAGAAGAGAAACCACATAAAATGTCGCATGAAGAAGGAATGGCATTTGTCGCTTCAGAACTTGAAAAAGCAGCTTCGGAATTGCCTGCTACTTATGCTAAAGAGGAGTGGGGACGAATTACCAAAGATGCGGCTTTGGCATTCCGTACAAGAGTACTGCTTTGGGCTGCCAGTCCGCTTAATAACACAGAACAAAATATGAACCGCTGGAAAGTAGCTGCTGATGCAGCTGAGGCGGTTATCAGCAGTAACGCTTTTCAACTGCAGAAAGAATATAATGACGTATTCCTGGTTAAAAACGTAATGACGCGCCCGGAAGTAATTCTCGAATTCAGATATAATGGTTTGAAAGGTGAAAAACAACATGCATTTGATAAAAACAATAGCCCTACTGGTTACGGTGGCAAGGGTATCAATTGTCCTACCCAGGATCTGATTGATATGTATGAAATGGCCAATGGAAAGGCTATTGATGAAACCGGATCAGGTTACGATAAATCAAATCCTTATAAAGGAAGAGATCCGAGATTTGAAAAATCTATCCTGTATAATGGAAGTATGTTTAAGGATCGGGCAGTAGAAGCTTTTACCGGTGGTAAAGATATGCCAAGAACAAATCCAAGTCCGACAGGATACTATATGAAGAAATTTATTGATGAAAAATTCGACTACAATAAAGATGCAAGTATAGGGAGCAGCACCAACTGGGTAATTATGCGTTACGCTGAAGTCCTGTTGAATTTTGCAGAAGCAAAGAATGAAGTAGAAGGGCCTGTACAGAGTGTATATGATGCTGTAAATGCAATACGTAAAAGGGTGGCAATGCCAGAATTGCCCAAAGGTCTGGATAAAGACAAAATGCGTCAGCGTATACAGAAAGAGAGAAGGATAGAACTTGCTTTTGAAGATAATATCCGCTATCAGGATCTGAGACGTTGGAAAACAGCAGATGTGGTACTGAATAAGTCTGTAAATGGCGTGACGATTACGAAGAATACCGATGGGACATTTAAATATGTAGCAAAATCTGCCGGAACACGGGTATTTACGGAAAAAAATTACTGGATGCCTATCCCGCTGACAGAGCTGGGTGTCAATACAAATCTTCAACCGCAGAATCCGGGTTGGTAA
- a CDS encoding zinc-dependent metalloprotease, whose translation MRYISKITIALAMMTMGTGSLYAQSGKWSGLVKLTDKSDTSKKEDDKPKKDKIKKFDELISKDAVKSKGLFNSYRVGDKYYMELPDSLLNRDMLVVTRFTQTPVGLKEFRSQYGGEMINDQLWQWHRRENTIYIRVPSYAYMATGNTDINQALANSNAMPILAAFDIKAFNEGGRNVVIDVTDFYNGDIPGMQLPENLKKTYKIAGIDASRSYIDTVKAFPENVEVRTVKTFKTPDLPADKTVGAMTFGLNTSMVLLPKVPMQPRYDNQRVGYFSNRKIDFGANDQKVTKKAFIQRWRLEPADLEAYNRGELVRPKKQIVYYIDPATPKKWVPYLIAGVNDWNEAFEAAGFKEAIVAREAPTPQEDPEFSTEDARYSVIRYFASETENAYGPRISDPRSGEIIESHIGWYHNVMSLLRNWFFVQTAAIHDGARGAKLSDEQMGQLVRFVSSHEVGHTLGLLHNFGSSAAYDVDSLRSPAFTEKYGTAPSVMDYARFNYVAQPGDGVKQIYPKIGEYDRFAIDFGYRYYAGQTPEQEERALELQIREKVKNPVYFYGRQGSMDPRAQSEDLGNDAVKASDYGIANLRYILPNLEKWTYDNADDLSGTKELYLEIMRQYRRYVNHVLANVAAMTEDVKTMGEPGAVFTYVSKDKQQRAVDFVGRQVFQTPTWLLDSTLLSRVDYGTMVNRIVEMQNQVLTSLMETYGFARMLDDEFKNGNQAYTVKELLNDLEKQIFESNANDVFSRGLQRAYVDRLGVLLKLDKPVQETAYAAAGLTPYNPNLSDMRIIMYEALLQVEQKIAKSAKRSKDFEAVHYKDLLNRIENIKKLNK comes from the coding sequence ATGAGATATATAAGTAAGATAACCATCGCATTGGCGATGATGACTATGGGGACAGGATCTCTTTATGCCCAATCAGGCAAATGGTCCGGTCTGGTGAAACTGACAGATAAATCAGATACTTCAAAGAAGGAAGATGATAAACCAAAAAAAGATAAGATCAAAAAATTCGATGAACTGATCAGTAAAGATGCTGTTAAAAGTAAGGGGCTCTTTAATAGTTACCGTGTTGGCGATAAGTATTATATGGAGCTACCGGATAGTCTGTTGAACAGAGATATGTTAGTGGTCACACGCTTTACACAGACGCCTGTCGGCCTCAAAGAATTCCGTTCACAATATGGAGGAGAGATGATCAATGATCAGCTTTGGCAATGGCACCGAAGAGAAAATACAATCTATATTCGCGTACCGAGCTATGCCTACATGGCTACAGGAAATACAGACATCAACCAGGCACTGGCCAATTCCAACGCTATGCCTATTCTGGCTGCTTTTGATATAAAAGCGTTTAATGAAGGGGGGCGCAATGTAGTGATTGATGTAACGGATTTCTACAACGGGGATATTCCGGGGATGCAATTGCCGGAGAACCTGAAGAAAACATATAAAATCGCAGGTATAGATGCTTCCCGTTCTTATATTGATACAGTCAAAGCTTTTCCGGAGAATGTGGAGGTAAGGACTGTCAAAACCTTTAAGACACCTGATCTGCCCGCAGATAAGACAGTCGGAGCGATGACTTTCGGACTCAATACCTCCATGGTATTGTTACCAAAAGTACCTATGCAGCCACGTTATGATAATCAGAGAGTAGGCTATTTTTCTAACCGCAAGATTGATTTTGGTGCGAATGATCAAAAAGTAACCAAAAAAGCATTTATTCAGCGCTGGCGGCTGGAACCTGCTGATTTGGAAGCGTACAACAGAGGGGAACTGGTCAGGCCTAAGAAACAGATCGTATACTATATTGATCCGGCTACACCCAAGAAATGGGTGCCTTATCTGATTGCTGGTGTAAACGATTGGAATGAAGCCTTTGAAGCCGCTGGATTTAAAGAAGCTATCGTAGCCAGAGAGGCTCCGACTCCACAGGAAGATCCGGAATTCAGCACAGAAGATGCACGCTATTCTGTCATCCGTTATTTTGCTTCGGAAACTGAAAATGCATATGGTCCGCGTATATCTGATCCGAGATCAGGAGAGATCATAGAAAGCCATATCGGTTGGTACCATAATGTAATGTCATTGCTTCGCAATTGGTTTTTTGTACAGACTGCAGCTATTCATGACGGAGCACGTGGTGCCAAACTTAGTGATGAGCAGATGGGACAACTGGTTCGGTTTGTATCTTCACATGAAGTCGGACATACTTTAGGGTTGCTCCACAACTTCGGATCCAGTGCAGCATATGATGTAGACTCTCTTCGTTCTCCGGCATTTACCGAAAAATATGGCACAGCACCTTCTGTAATGGACTATGCACGTTTCAATTATGTAGCACAGCCAGGTGACGGAGTGAAACAGATCTATCCTAAAATAGGAGAGTATGACCGTTTTGCGATTGACTTTGGTTACCGTTATTATGCAGGCCAGACTCCGGAACAGGAAGAGCGTGCATTAGAATTGCAGATTCGCGAGAAAGTAAAGAATCCTGTATATTTCTATGGCAGACAGGGATCTATGGATCCGCGTGCACAAAGTGAAGATCTGGGGAACGATGCTGTAAAAGCAAGTGATTATGGAATTGCCAATTTACGTTATATTCTGCCGAATCTGGAAAAATGGACGTATGATAATGCGGATGATTTAAGTGGTACTAAAGAATTGTATCTGGAAATTATGCGCCAGTATCGCCGCTATGTCAATCATGTGCTTGCAAATGTTGCAGCTATGACAGAAGACGTGAAGACAATGGGCGAACCAGGAGCTGTATTCACGTATGTAAGCAAGGATAAACAGCAGAGAGCTGTTGACTTTGTGGGGAGACAGGTTTTCCAGACGCCTACCTGGTTATTGGATTCCACATTACTTTCCCGTGTAGATTACGGAACAATGGTCAACCGGATCGTTGAAATGCAAAATCAGGTACTGACTTCACTGATGGAAACATACGGATTTGCACGCATGCTGGATGATGAATTTAAAAATGGTAATCAGGCTTATACTGTAAAAGAACTGTTGAACGATCTGGAGAAACAAATATTTGAATCAAATGCCAATGATGTATTCAGCAGAGGATTACAGCGTGCGTATGTAGATCGGTTAGGCGTATTGCTGAAACTTGATAAACCTGTACAGGAGACAGCCTACGCAGCAGCAGGTCTGACACCTTACAATCCGAATCTATCAGATATGCGTATCATTATGTACGAAGCGTTGCTACAGGTGGAGCAAAAGATTGCTAAATCTGCCAAAAGATCAAAAGATTTTGAGGCGGTTCATTACAAAGACCTGTTGAATCGTATAGAGAATATCAAAAAACTTAATAAATAG